Genomic segment of Saprospira sp. CCB-QB6:
CGCTTTTGCACAAGCTTCTGAAAAAAGATTGGCGGCTTTGCATGCCGATTCATTACTCTCTACGCAATCTTATGAAGAAGTGGCCATGAAAGTAGAATTGGCTCAAGCACAACTAGCGGCTTTAAAAGAAAAGCGAAAAGAAGTAGAAAAAGGAAGTCGCAGCGAATTAGTACAACAAGCGCAGGGACAATTGGCCAGAGCGCAGGCGGCCAAACAAGAATTAGAAGTGGCCCAAGAAGAAATTTATATCATTTCGCCCGCCAATTTTAGAATCGAAACCATTTCGCTAGAAGAAGGCGAACTCCTTGGCCCCGGCTACAGCCTTTTTTATGGCTACAAAACAGAAAGCATGTATTTCCGCTTCAGCATTGCCGAATCTGAAATTTACAACTTTGAGGAAGGACAAAAAATAAATGTTCAAAATCCTTACACCAAAGAAGAAATTCCCTGCGAATTGCGCCGCATCAAACAATTGGCCCGTTATGCCAGCCAAAGTTCTGCGGCACCCAACTACGAATTGGCCGAAAATTTATACGAGCTTCAACTTTGGCCCATTCAAAAAACAAAAAGTCCGCAATATGTAAATGCAACTGTTTTGCTGCTTGCTGAGGCTACAAAAAAATAAGAGAAATGAAAGAGTTTTTTCAATTGCTAGGCCTAGAGTTTAAGCGTTTTTTGAGCAACCGTGTCATTGTGGCCATCTTTTTTATGGCGCCTGTTTTTTATGGCCTTTTATTTCAGGCCGTTTATCGCAAAGCACAATTGCAAGACTTGCCCATTTTGGTGGTGGATGCCGATCAAACGCCTTCTTCGGCTCTCTTAATCGATGCCCTTTCCGATAATCCAAGTCTAAAA
This window contains:
- a CDS encoding HlyD family secretion protein; the encoded protein is MKRLFILGLLPLLLFSCQTEEQPQKIQFPQGKVKYKTLGVSSKIAGRLAKIYVKEGQLVQKGDTLARLDIPEIAAKMAQAEGAILAASGQLEMAKNGATSEQRAQLEQKIEAAKAQLAFAQASEKRLAALHADSLLSTQSYEEVAMKVELAQAQLAALKEKRKEVEKGSRSELVQQAQGQLARAQAAKQELEVAQEEIYIISPANFRIETISLEEGELLGPGYSLFYGYKTESMYFRFSIAESEIYNFEEGQKINVQNPYTKEEIPCELRRIKQLARYASQSSAAPNYELAENLYELQLWPIQKTKSPQYVNATVLLLAEATKK